One window of the Nocardia terpenica genome contains the following:
- a CDS encoding TetR/AcrR family transcriptional regulator, which yields MARQQERARRTRAAIIRSAAVEFGKSGYAAASLNRILEGSRATKGAMYFHFDSKEDLARAVLEAAVERYRATTERWLARTDLGPLDIMHGMIDEVALRLEHDIIIQAEFRLIIEPEFYRDVQAGGGRILGRATRLLAVRAIEQKQLRTDADPDRFTRTLAAALAGQRYIIDLLGTGVDLRSRFTEAMEVIVDGMSTPEWAEEFRRVGWRTTARLEDLNLGL from the coding sequence ATGGCACGGCAGCAAGAGCGGGCCCGCCGGACTCGCGCGGCGATCATCAGGTCCGCCGCCGTTGAATTCGGTAAGAGCGGTTATGCCGCTGCATCACTCAATCGGATATTGGAGGGATCGCGTGCCACCAAGGGCGCCATGTACTTCCACTTCGACTCGAAGGAGGACCTGGCACGGGCGGTCCTGGAGGCCGCCGTCGAGCGGTACCGGGCGACCACCGAAAGGTGGCTCGCTCGAACCGATCTCGGGCCGCTGGACATCATGCACGGCATGATCGACGAGGTCGCGCTCCGATTGGAGCACGACATCATCATCCAGGCCGAGTTCCGGCTCATCATCGAGCCGGAGTTCTATCGCGACGTCCAGGCGGGCGGCGGGCGCATTCTCGGGCGCGCCACCCGGCTGCTGGCGGTGCGGGCCATCGAACAGAAACAACTGCGCACCGATGCCGACCCGGACCGGTTCACCCGCACGCTCGCGGCGGCGCTGGCCGGTCAGCGGTACATTATCGACCTGCTCGGCACCGGTGTGGACCTGCGCTCGCGGTTCACCGAGGCGATGGAGGTGATCGTCGACGGAATGTCGACACCCGAATGGGCCGAGGAGTTCCGCCGGGTCGGATGGCGCACGACCGCACGGCTCGAAGATCTCAACCTGGGCCTCTGA